TTCCCTCCAGATCGGAACCTTGCTGGACAAAAAATACGGTTACAAAAGTTTCGCCCCCGATACGCCGGTCATCAAGGTGCTGGAGTATCTCAAAGACGCCCCGAACGACTGCGTCATCATTCAAAAAGACGATCTTCCCGTAGGCATTCTCACTTCGAAGGACGTGTTGCGCCTGATCGAAAAAGAGGATCTGCATACGCTCCCCGTCGAAGCGGAGATGTCCTCACCGGTCTTTACACTGGGGACCCGCGCATCGATCAACGACGGGCTGGAGTTTCTGAAAAGAAACCATTTCAAGCGGATCGTCGTCACGGACGATTCGGGGGTGGTCGCAGGAGTCGTCAACCAGCAGGACCTGATCGCCCGCACGTATCTGAAGTGGTCGCAGCTTATGCGGGACCATTTCAAGCAGTTCGAGGAGCTGACGCAGGTGCTTCAGCACAAAAACCTCCAGCTCTCAAAACTGGCGACGAAAGACGCGTTGACCGAAGTGCACAACCGCCATATGTTCACGGAACTGTTTGCCAAAGAGGTGATCAACCTCAAACGCGACGGCGCGAAACTGGTGCTGATGATGATCGATCTGGATTATTTCAAGCGGATCAACGACACCTACGGCCACAATGCCGGCGACGAAACCCTCAGGACGTTTGCGCGGACCGTGTTGACGTGTATCCGCGAAAGCGACATTTTCGCCCGGTGGGGAGGCGAGGAGTTCGTCCTCCTCCTGCACGGCGCGTCGGGAAAGGAGGCGTACGACATCGGCGAAAAAATCCGCAAAAAGGTCGAAGCGACTTTTTTTGAACAGGCGGGGCAGCTGACCTGCAGCATCGGTGCGGCGGAAGTGTTTGCCGACGACACGATCGAAAAGGCCGTCCATCGCGCCGACAGTGCCCTGTATGCGGCCAAAGATCGGGGACGGAACATGACCGTCGTCCATGAGGGGTGAGCCGTGAAGAATATACCTCTGGGTTCTTTGCTGGGACCGAAAAACGTATCGCTGCGGACCGACCGCTCGATTGCCGAAGCGCTTAGGATAATGTCCGAAAGGGCGATCAGCTCGGTCGTCGTGACCGATGCGTCCGACCATCCGGCCGGGATTTTCACCGAACACGACGCGTTGCACGTGGTCGCCGATTCCCTGAACCCCGAGACCCCCCTTGGCGAGGTGATGACGCCCGAGCCTTATTGCCTCGAGGAGTCGGTACAGCTGCACGACGCGTATCAGCTCATGGAGGAAAAAGGGTTTCGCCATCTCGTCGTCGTGGACGGATCGGGACGGTTCAGGGGGGTCGTGAGCGAAGGAGATTTTATCCGTCACCTCGGGTTTGAACACCTGACGAAACAAAAGCGGGTCGCCGAAGCGATGAGCGATTCACCGCTCATCATCACTCCGGGGATGCCCCTTGCCGAGGCTGCGGCACTGATGCACGAGCGGCGGTGCGATTACGCGATCGTCCTCGAGGGGGGACGCCCCGGCGGGATCGTTACCGAGCGCGATATCGCCCACCATTACGCCCACGGCGAAACCGCCGGCGACGAACGGGTCGATTTGCTGCTTCGCCCGGACGTTTGCACCGTCGACAAAAACATTTCGCTGCAGGAAGCGGCACTCTTGATGGAGCGTCACGGGGTTCATCAGCTCATCGTGGTCGATTCGCACGGGGCGCTGGAGGGGCTGGTCAGCCGCCACGACGTCCTGCATGCCATGCACGGCGCCTATTTCGAATTTCTGATCCGTACAATCGAGCGCAAAAGTGCCGCCATTGCACGGATCAACGAGCGTAAACGGGAATTACGGAGCGAAAAGGAGGAGATCGAAAAAAGTACCCTCAAGCTCCGCAAATTGTTCGAGACCCTTCCCGATGGCGTCGTTCTGATCGACGGTCGGACGATGCAGGCGGTCGAGTTCAACCGTTCGGCGTACGAACAGCTCGGGTATAGCGCCGAGGAGTTCGCCGCATTGCGGGTGAGTGATTACGAAGCGATCGAGACCCCCGAAGAGACGCGTCGGCGCGTCGAGAAGATCGAACGCGAGGGGAAAGACGCGTTCGAGACGCAGCACCGGACCAAAGAGGGGATGATACTGGATGTCTGGGTGAACGTCGTGCTGGTGGACCTGGGGGGCGTTCCCCACATGATGGCGCTTTACCGCGACATCACCGAAAAAAAGCGGACCGAACGGGAGATCGACCGCGTTCAGGCGCTTGCGCGCATCGGGACGCTGGAATGGGACATCGTCAAAGACGAGATGTCCGGAAGCGAAGAGAGCAGCCGGATTTTCGGCATCTCTTTCGAGGAGAGACCTTCGGTACACGCGTTGCTCGCCTCGGTCGTCGACGAGGACCGGGAGCGGGTGACGCAGGAGCTGTATTCGGCCCTCAAAGAGGGAACCTACAACGCGATGTGCCGGATTGCCGTCGCGGGGGGGATGATCCGGTGGGTGGAGACGAACGCCGAATTCATTTACGACGAGAGCGGAAACCCGATCAAGGGGGTGGGGATCGTGCAGGACCTGACCGAGCGGGTCCTTGCCGAAGAGGCGCTGCGCCGCAAAGACGCCGATCTCAGTACCGCCCAGGCGTTGGCCCACATCGGAAGCTGGCGGCTTGACGTCGGGCGCGATCTGCTCGAATGGTCCGAAGAGACGTACCGCATCTTCGGCATCTCGAAAGGGGTGCCGCTCAACTACGACGTTTTTCTGTCGGTCATCCACCCCGAGGACCGTGAAAAGGTCGATTACGCGTGGCGTGCCGCGCTGCAGGGGGCGCCGTATGAAATCGAACATCGCATCGTGGTGGACGGCGAGATCAAATGGGTCCGCGAAAATGCGCAGCTCGAAACCGACCGGGAAGGGAATCTGATCGCGGGGGTCGGAACGGTGCAGCTTATCACCGAGCGAAAACTCTACGAAGAGCGGCTTGAAACCCTTGCCAACTATGACCCGCTGACGGGGCTGGCGAACCGCGCGCTGCTGATGTCGCACCTGCAAAACGCCATCGAACAGGCCAGACGTTCCAAGAGCGAGATCGCCCTGATCATGTTCGATCTCGACCGCTTCAAGGATATCAACGACAGCTATGGCCACAGCGCGGGGGATGAACTGCTGCGCCACGTCGCCCGGCTGTTTACGTCACGGCTGCGCGAGGGGGACATGATCGCCCGCCTCGGAGGGGACGAATTCGCCGTCGTCCTCGAAAACCTTTCCCATCCCGAGGACGCCGGGCGGCTGGCCGAAGAGATGATCGGGATGCTCGGGATCGATTACAAACTCTCCGGCGGCGCACTGATCCATGTCGGCGCCAGTGCGGGGATCGCCCTTTTCCCGCATCACGGGGATGACGCGTTCACCCTCTTGCAGCATGCCGATGCGGCATTGTACAAATCCAAAGCCGAAGGGCGGGGGACCTATTACTATTACACCGACGAACTCACCGCTTCGGCGCGCAAACGGATCGAATGCGAGAGTTACCTGCGCCGCGCCATCGCCAACAACGAATTCGAACTGTACTATCAGCCGCAGGTCCATCTGGGGACGGGCCGGATCGTCGGGGCCGAGGCGCTGATCCGCTGGAACGATCCCCACCGCGGGATCATCTCTCCCGACCAGTTCATCCCGATCGCGGAAGAGACGGGGCTGATCCGCGAAATCGGCGAATGGGTGCTGGGCGAAGTGTGCGCACAGGGGAAAGCGTGGCTGGACAAAGGGCACCGCATCACGCTGGCACTCAACCTCTCGGCCCACCAGGTTCGCTACCAGAACATCGTCGTTCTCGTCGAAGAGGCACTGAGAAAAACCGGCTACGACCCCAAACGACTCGAACTGGAACTGACCGAGAGTACGCTGATGGAGCGTCAGGAGGAGGCAGTGGCGATGCTCCATGCGCTCCGCGCGCACGGCATACGCCTCGCGATCGACGATTTCGGGACGGGCTATTCGTCGCTCTCGTACCTCAAGCGGTTTCCGATCGACGTTCTGAAAATCGACAAAAGTTTCGTCGACGATCTCCCCTACGACCCCGACGATATGGCCATCGTCACCGCCATCGTGGCGATGGGCCAGGCGCTCGGATTTCAGGTATTGGCCGAGGGGTGCGAACGCGAAGAGCAGATTGCTTTCTTGAAAGAGAAAGGGTGTACGCTCTATCAAGGGTATTACAAAAGCCCGCCGCTGAAGGCGCCGGAGTTCGAAAAGCTGTTATTTTAGGGTATCGACGTAATCGGCGACCGCTTTGAGGTCTGCGTCGGAGAGATCGGCAATCGAGGCCTGCATCGTCGCTTTCTGTTCCCATCCGAAGGTCCCTTTTTTGTAGCCGTCCAATTTGGCGAAGGTCCCTTTGGAGCCGGCGATCGGTTTCCCAGAAACCGAAACGTCTTTACCGTCCCCGCCGTGGCACTCGGCGCATTTGGCGCCGTAAATTTTCATCCCCTGGGACGCCGACAAAACGGCTCCCCCCATCAGCAACGCGACAATGATCCGGTTCACATTCTCTCCTTCTTTCGGCTAAATAACCTATTCTATCACAATTTTTGGGCCATTTCGGTCAGCCCCATGACGATTTCGAATGCGATCAGAACGATGATGATCCATTCGAGGAATTCGCTTTTTTTGTGGTTGATGATGTCCATGACGAGCATAACGTCCTCCTTGATCTGCGAGAGTTTCGAGAGAGCCGTTTCGTGGCGGTCGTAGAGTTCGAGGATGAAGGCGATGCGGGTGTAGAGCGCTTCGGCCTCTTCGTTGTCCCAGAGTATGTTGGGCTTGTCGAGCAGGAGGAGGTTGCTGACCATGTCGTGCCGGGTGAGGGCGAGCCGTTTGGCGAACTGCATCAGGCGGCTTCGCCGGGTGAACGAATAGGTATGGATCGATTCGACGATCCTGCGGCTCTGGGTGAAGAGGGCGTTGAGCCTTTTTTCGTATTTCTCCAGCCCGACGCTCTGCGAAACGGCCAGGGCGATAACGTTGAGATTGAGGGTCGAAATTTCACGCAGGCGGATCGCCTCGTTGTCAACGCGAAACGGCTCGGAGAGGGCAGGGTCGATGTGAATCGGGTAGTCCTGGGTGAGGAACTCTTCGTGGTCCTCCATCGAGATCCCCAGAACGGCCAGCGCGTCGAGGAGGGTTTTTTTCTCCTCGGCGATGAGGGTCAGGACGCCAAAGGGGGCCAGCACCACGTGCAGCGCGTCGTTGCGGCCATAATAACCGTTTTCGATCCCGCGGCTCATGGTGATGTCGAGGGCGTATTCGAGCATCGACGTGCTGAGGGGGCGGTTGAGATAAAGCGAAAGGAGATTCATCAAGGACCCTTTAACCGAAATTTAGCCACCTTTATTGTATCATCTCCGTATTACAATGAGGTGAGTATGCGCAACACAATAGCAGTCGGATTGATCAGCCTGGGACTCGGATGGAGCAGCGCCGCCGCGGACGTTTCGGAGATGATTTTTTATCCCGAGCCCGATTTCGCGGAGGGCATTTTCCATTTCAACTACCAGGGCGAAAAAAATAAAAACTACGGGTTCATGTTCGAAAAAGGGTTCGATCCCGAACGGATCGTCTACGTCCGCCCCGCCGAACACAAAATCGAAAAGCTGCGCGACGGGGCGCTCAAGGTGTCGTTTAGCAACACCGACCGCTATTCGTACCTGCAGCGGGCGTACCGGGACGATTTTCTCGTTTCCGACGAGAAAGGGGTCGTCAAGATCCTCCTCAGCGGCGGCGACTGCAAATCGAGCACGGACTGTGTGACCGCCGAGAATATCCTGACCGTCAATATCCCTAAAGGGTACGGCGTCCGGAGCTACCAGGGGCTCGATCAGGATCTCAAACCGCTCAAAAACCCCCAGTGGCAGCGTAAAGGGAACACCTACACCCTCACCGCCCGGGACGTCAAAGGGGCGTGCATCATGATGGAGCTCGAACGGCTCAAGCCGGGGCAGGTTCCGACCCATCCGGCGATGGCATCGGCGGCTCCCAAACCCGCGCCCAGAGCGGCTGCGAAGAGCGAAGCGCCGCTGGTCTCCGCGGTCAAAGGGGCTTCGGAGAGCGACATGAACGTCGCCGATGTCGAGACGCCCGCCCATGCGCCGCAGGTTCCGCGGGAACCCGAACCCGAAGTGCGCCCTGTCGCCGTCGCTGCGCCCAAGGTTCAGGAGCCCAAACCGCAAAGCGCGCCTGAAGCACCCCGGGCCGAAGTGAAGCCCGTGGCCCCAAGCGTCGCCCCCGCGGCCTATTTCCGCAATTTCCAGCTGTTTGAAAACCGTTCGGTGGTCGCCCTCAACGAAGAGGGGAAAGCCCGCCTCAACGAATGGGTCCGGCAGTTCCGTGCCGGAGGGTATCAGTCGGTGGTGATCAACGCCTACACCGACAGCATCCCGCCGCAGCGGCTCAAACATCTTTATGCGACCAACGAGATTCTCTCCGCCGCACGCGGGAAAGTCGTTGCCGATTACCTCGTTTCGCAGGGGATCGACGCGTCCCGCGTAAGCGTCAACGGCAAGGGGGCGCTTGACCCGGTTGCCTCGAACGACACCGAAGAGGGGCGTTCCAAAAACCGCCGTATCGAGTTCGTCCTCCGCTGATTCTCTTTTCTCTGCGCTTCCCGATCAGGGGAGCTGTTCGTACAAATCAAACAGATCGATATCGTCCGGAAGCCTCGACCGTCCGTCGCGGTGGGAGCGGGTGTAGGCCACAAGGCGCTTGAAATGCTTGCGCAGGTGGTAGGCGTCGGGGACATTGGGACGGAACCAGTCCCCTTTGGCGCTGAACAGCCAGTCGATCACCCCTTTGACGTCGAGGAGGGTATAGCCGTGTGCGTCGATGAGCAGTTTGATCTGTTTCGCCCAGCTCATGACGTCGAAAGGCTCTTCGAACTGCGGATCGATCGCCCGGAGGCGTCGGATGAAATACTGCGCCATCTCGAACTCCTCGCCCGAGGGTTTGGCTTCGTCGAGTTCGCGCGAAGCGACCGCGGGGAGGGATGAGGCTTCTTTGCGCGCCCATCGCCCGAATTCGGCTTTCCAGTCGAACGAGCGGCGGTTCTGGGATCGGTGGTAGAGGTTGAAATCCTCGAACACGTCGCGCCGCAACCCTTCTCTGTCACACAGTTCCAGCGCAAACGCGTGCAGCTCTTCGAACGCTTCGTTGGAGAGGTTGAGGTAATAGTTGCTGTCGACGTATTCGGTCGGAACGGTTTCGGGAAGCGGCGTCCGTTCGGGGGAGATCGGTGCGAACGCGTAGCGCATCATCATCCCCTCGGGGGTTTTGCGCCGGGCGGAGACGAGAATCCCTTTTTTGACCAGCGAATCGAGCGCTTCGACCACCTCGCGGGGGCTGTGCCGCAGGGTTGCAGAGAGCCCCGACGCCTCGATTTCCCCCGGTTTTTCGCCCCATTTTTGGGTATGCAGCGCGATGAGGGGGAGAAGCGCGCGTTCGAGCAGGCTCAGATCGTTGCGCTCGATCAGCGATGCGGGCAGCACTATCATGATTTGAGAAGCCTCCCCTTGAGCGGGGCGGCGATCGCTTCGGTGCGGGAGCGCTCGCGCCGGAGGATTTCGTTGACGTATTCGTTCATGACCCGCGCTTCAAAAAGGCTCCGATCGAGCGATACGTAATCGTAAATCCATTTTTTCCCGAGGGTTTTGACGACGTTGACGTCGGTTTCGTCCAGCAGGGGTTTCTCTTCTCCCTCCCGGCGGATCGAGGTGAAGCGGATCGCTTCGAACCGCTCCAGCGCACTTTTTTCGGTATTGCGTTCGAGCGTGACGTTACGGCGCAGATCGTACATCAGGTGATAGAGGTTTGCCGTCCGCTCCTGCGCTTCGCGCTCGATCGGGGTTCGCGACTCTTCTTCGAACTCGGCGGCGACGTGCGCGATTTTTTCAAACCCGTTTTTAAAAGGCATTCCCCCGCCCGAGAGACGGCGGAAGAATTCACGGTACTGCGAAGGGTGGATGTGGCGTACGAGATCGGCAACGTGGGCGCGGAGGTTGATGTCCTCTTCGATCTTGAAATATTCCATCAGTGAAGTGACGAACTGGGCGCGGATCTGGTCTTCGGTGTGTCGTTGCATGACGTAAGTATAGCATCCCCACGTAAAAGAAACATGAAGCGCCGATGATGCCGTGTAACGTAAATGTGACCGACAAACGGTATCATTGCAGCCGTATACGGGTTTTTTGACAAAAATGTCGGAAAACGGGATATACTTTTTACGATGAATTTATGCCGGTTCGCCCTGTTTTATCAAGCAGTGCGCGACGGTTTCAGCTCCCAAGGAGGCGCTCAGCATTGCCGACGTTAAAAGAACAGCTTAAGCAGCGCCTTCGCGAAAACGACCCGGCTTACCGCTATTACAAATCGATCTTTAACCTGGTCAGCGACCTGATCGCCCTCAGCGACGGAGAGCGGATTATCGACGCCAACGACCGCTTCACCTCTTTTTTCGGACGGCTGGGAGAGGACGTGTTTGGACCGGAATTTCGGCTTTCCCGCCATTTCGAGCCGATCGACAAATACGGTTACGTGTATGAAGGGTACGAAGGAAAGCGTTGGTTCGAACACGTGCTCTCGGATCAAAAAGAGCATTACCGCGTCGGAGTGATGGGGGACGGAAAACTCCATTCGTTCAACATCGCCCTCGCCCCACTAGAACCGCTCGATGGGATTTACGTCGTCACAATGACCGACATCACCGAGATGATCGGGTACAAAAACAGGCTCGAAGAGGGGTTGCGCAGCAGCGTGGAAGATAAGCACGAAGCGCAGTTTCTGCTCCGGCAGTACGATTACGCGATGAACGTCTCGAACCTGGTTTCCCGCAGCGATCCGGACGGAAATTTCACCTACGTCAACGATGCGTTTTGCGCGGCTTTGGGATACGAACGCGACGAGCTGATCGGGGAGAACGCCCTCATTTTGTGCCCGCCGGATGAAAACGACCTCTACTACGAATCGATTTGGAAAGCGATCGACGAGGGGAACATCTGGCAGGGTGTTCTGCGCAACGCCGACAAAAACGACAACATTCATTATTTCGATACTACGGTGGTCCCCGTCCGTGACCGTGCGGGCGACATCATCGAGTACCTCTCAATCCGGCACGAGATCACCGCGACGGTCAAAGCCCGTACCGAAGCGATCCAGAACCTCGAGTCGAAAACCAAATTTTTCGACCAGATATCGCACGAGCTGCGCACGCCGCTCAACGCCGTGGTCAACTTTACCGATCAGGCATTGGAAAATTTCGACGAGATGTTCGGGGACGAATCGACCCGCGAACTGGTGCGCCGCTATCTCGAGCGGGCCCACAAAAATTCCGAAAACCTGCTGTTACTAATCAACTCACTCCTGGACCTCGCCAAACTCCGATCAGGAAAAGAGACGTTTGCAATGTGCCCGTGCGAAGCGGTTTCTCTCGTGCGGGAGGTCTTTGAGAACTGCTCAAGCCTGAACCATGAAATTAAAATAAATTATGCGTTTAAGAACACTGTTAGGTCGGTATGGATAAATTCTGATCCGGTGAAACTGCGACAGATCATCACCAACCTGATTTCCAACGCGTTTAAATTCACTTCCGAAGGTTTCATCGATGTGTCCGTCGAGGAAGAAGGGGAGGAGTGTCGGATCGAGATTTCCGACAGCGGGGTTGGGATCGCGGAGGATAAACTCGCTTTGATTTTCGAACCGTTCGAACAGGCGCGAATCCAGGACCCCGGGACGGGGCTGGGTCTGAGCATCGTCAAAGAGTACGCGCAGTCGATGGGGATTTCCCTGGACGTTCGGTCGGTGGAAGGGCTGGGGAGCCGTTTTACCCTCAAAGCGCAAAAAATTCCCCCAAAAGGTGAAGAATGGACCATATAAAGCTTCTGATAGTTGACGACGTCGAGGACAACCGGCTCGTCCTCAACGCCATATCGCGGAAAGTGGAAGGATTCGAGATCAAAGAGGCCTGCGACGGGATCGAAGCCGTCGAGATCGTCGACGCGTGGCACCCCCAGATCGTGATGATGGACGTGATGATGCCCCGGATGGACGGCCTGGAAGCCTCCCGCCTGATCAAAGCCCGTTACCCCGAAACGATCATCATGGTCGTCACCGCAGTGATCGATCCGCAGATGGAAGAGAACATGGCCGCGATCGGGATCGCCGCGTATATCCACAAGCCGATCGACAAGGACCTGATACGGTTCAAACTGCAAAACTTCGTTTCGTTTCTGAATTCCAAAGAGGGGAAATTCAAACCGCTTTCGGAAAAGGAAGCCCTCAACCCCTTCAGCTCCGACATCCGCCACTGCAAGACCCTTTTCGACGTTCCCGATTCGGAGGCGATGATGGATTTCGGGATGTGGATTCTCGCCCGCTGCGAAAACGGCTACCCGGTTTCCTGCACCAAGGTGGACATCGCGCTGGAGTTTTTCTACGAGCTGATGCGTTTCGGTACGCGGGATGGGAAGGCGCTCAGCATTATCGTCGAAGAGAGTTTCGAAGAGATTTTCGTGACGATGAAATTCGACGCGCCGATCGTACTGCACCCCAAAGTTTCGGCATTGCTGGTTGACATGGGGGAAGACTGCATCTGCCGAGGCAACATCGCCTGCGTGCGGCTGCGCATCTCCAACCCCGCCGCGACGCCGAAAAAAGAGCCGCTTCCCCCGTGCCCGCCGACTCCGTCGGAGAAAAAGGGTTTCGAACCCGCCCCGGCGCCCGTCGAGCCCTCTACCGCCCCGAATATCCCTGCGGCACCGCAGGCCGCGGCAAGCGTTGAACCTTCGCAGCCCGCCAAAGAAGTGCGGGTCATCGATTCGGAAGAGAAAGTGCTCCTGCGCCAGAGCTTCGTCAATAAAACCTCGGCGGTCGATTACGTCCGCGACATCGGCGGAGACGTTCTCGACGAGATCCGCGACCTCGAAAGCCTCGACGTCGAATGGGGCGAAAAGCTCCGTATCATCGAAGACGACGGCGATGCCCAGAGCATCCGCTCTTTTGCTGACAACGTGCTGGGGGTCTATGTCCGGGCGATCAACAACCTGTTCGAATTCACCGCGCTGGCGTATGCCCTCTCCTCGCTGGGGGCATTTTTAAAAGAGAACGCCGATGCGATCATCGCCGATCCCAAAAAGCTCAAAACGCTCACGATGCTGCTCGAACACCTCGGCAGCGATCTGAGCTCGTGGCGGGAGCATATTTTTTCACTCCAGGACACCGCCGACATCCACTATCTCGACAGCTCGTTTTTCAGTTCGTGCATGCAGATCGAGGGGATCATCGCCGAAAAGGAGGTTGCCGCGGATGACGACAACGACATCGAATTTTTTTAACCCACACCACCGAGGAGGAAACAGATAAATGGCAAAAAGAGTAATCATCGTAGACGATTCCAGGGCCGTCGTCGCAACGGCGGAACTGGCGCTGGAGGGGCTGATCGGCAGCGGTGCGATCGAGTTCAAATCGTATCTCAACCCGGCCGAGCTGCTGGCGAACCTGCAGGGGGGGAGCGAAAATTTCGATCTCCTCATCAGCGACGTCAACATGCCCGAGATGAACGGCCTTGATCTGGCCCGTGCCATCAAATCCGACGACCGGTACAAAACCAAACCGATCATCGTCCTCACCACCGAAAGCTCCGACCAGATGAAAATGGCCGGCAAAGAGATCGGGGTGACGGGATGGATGGTGAAACCGTTCAGCGAAGACAAACTGGTCAAATCGATCAAAATGGTGCTGGGGGTATAGCCATGGAATCCAATACGGCGCAATCCAGACGGGAGCGTTACCTGACGTTTTTCCTGGGGGAGGAGCAATACGGCATCGCGATCGACCGGATCAAGGAGATCATCGCGATGATGAAGGTGACCAACGTCCCCAAAACGCCCGAATACATGCGCGGGGTCATCAACCTGCGCGGTTCCATCATTCCGGTGGTCGATACGCGGTTGCGCTTCGGGATGGAGGGGCGTGAAGCCGACATGCACACGGCGATCATCATCGTCGAGGTCGAAAAGGTGAACATCGGGTTTATCGTCGACCGCGTCGAAGAGGTTGCCTCGATCGATGCGGCGCATCTGAGCGAGCCGCCGAAATTCGGCAGCCATATCGACACCGATTTCATCTGCGCGATGGCGCAGATCGAGGAAAACGTCGTCATGATTCTCGACGTACTCAAGCTGTTCGAAGCCGAAGAACTGGTCAGTCTCGAACAACTGCAAAAACAAACCACTGAAGGAGAGTAAGGATGAATTGGTTGGAAAACATGGTCTTGCAGACCAAGCTGATGCTGTTGACCGGGGTGATGATGGTTGCCCTGGCGATTTTGGGTTACGTAGGGTACAACTCGACGCAGAAATGGGAAGAGAGCATTACCGAGGTGGGAACCGTCCGTCTCCCCTCCATCGTCGGCTTGCTGGACATGCGGACGGGGATGAATCAGGTCGCGATTC
The window above is part of the Campylobacterota bacterium genome. Proteins encoded here:
- a CDS encoding diguanylate cyclase → MFFPSLGLIATTNVITVDIKESVQTALNRMHEHNHRSVIVVDGPQHFILASKDIIRLRLEGIGFDTPLFRVLLRPLPLISRESNIVNALNLTNEQDEHICVCNEDGSLYGLVTNSDIISSVDPQIVLDSLQIGTLLDKKYGYKSFAPDTPVIKVLEYLKDAPNDCVIIQKDDLPVGILTSKDVLRLIEKEDLHTLPVEAEMSSPVFTLGTRASINDGLEFLKRNHFKRIVVTDDSGVVAGVVNQQDLIARTYLKWSQLMRDHFKQFEELTQVLQHKNLQLSKLATKDALTEVHNRHMFTELFAKEVINLKRDGAKLVLMMIDLDYFKRINDTYGHNAGDETLRTFARTVLTCIRESDIFARWGGEEFVLLLHGASGKEAYDIGEKIRKKVEATFFEQAGQLTCSIGAAEVFADDTIEKAVHRADSALYAAKDRGRNMTVVHEG
- a CDS encoding EAL domain-containing protein, which encodes MKNIPLGSLLGPKNVSLRTDRSIAEALRIMSERAISSVVVTDASDHPAGIFTEHDALHVVADSLNPETPLGEVMTPEPYCLEESVQLHDAYQLMEEKGFRHLVVVDGSGRFRGVVSEGDFIRHLGFEHLTKQKRVAEAMSDSPLIITPGMPLAEAAALMHERRCDYAIVLEGGRPGGIVTERDIAHHYAHGETAGDERVDLLLRPDVCTVDKNISLQEAALLMERHGVHQLIVVDSHGALEGLVSRHDVLHAMHGAYFEFLIRTIERKSAAIARINERKRELRSEKEEIEKSTLKLRKLFETLPDGVVLIDGRTMQAVEFNRSAYEQLGYSAEEFAALRVSDYEAIETPEETRRRVEKIEREGKDAFETQHRTKEGMILDVWVNVVLVDLGGVPHMMALYRDITEKKRTEREIDRVQALARIGTLEWDIVKDEMSGSEESSRIFGISFEERPSVHALLASVVDEDRERVTQELYSALKEGTYNAMCRIAVAGGMIRWVETNAEFIYDESGNPIKGVGIVQDLTERVLAEEALRRKDADLSTAQALAHIGSWRLDVGRDLLEWSEETYRIFGISKGVPLNYDVFLSVIHPEDREKVDYAWRAALQGAPYEIEHRIVVDGEIKWVRENAQLETDREGNLIAGVGTVQLITERKLYEERLETLANYDPLTGLANRALLMSHLQNAIEQARRSKSEIALIMFDLDRFKDINDSYGHSAGDELLRHVARLFTSRLREGDMIARLGGDEFAVVLENLSHPEDAGRLAEEMIGMLGIDYKLSGGALIHVGASAGIALFPHHGDDAFTLLQHADAALYKSKAEGRGTYYYYTDELTASARKRIECESYLRRAIANNEFELYYQPQVHLGTGRIVGAEALIRWNDPHRGIISPDQFIPIAEETGLIREIGEWVLGEVCAQGKAWLDKGHRITLALNLSAHQVRYQNIVVLVEEALRKTGYDPKRLELELTESTLMERQEEAVAMLHALRAHGIRLAIDDFGTGYSSLSYLKRFPIDVLKIDKSFVDDLPYDPDDMAIVTAIVAMGQALGFQVLAEGCEREEQIAFLKEKGCTLYQGYYKSPPLKAPEFEKLLF
- a CDS encoding c-type cytochrome, producing the protein MNRIIVALLMGGAVLSASQGMKIYGAKCAECHGGDGKDVSVSGKPIAGSKGTFAKLDGYKKGTFGWEQKATMQASIADLSDADLKAVADYVDTLK
- a CDS encoding RMD1 family protein, with translation MNLLSLYLNRPLSTSMLEYALDITMSRGIENGYYGRNDALHVVLAPFGVLTLIAEEKKTLLDALAVLGISMEDHEEFLTQDYPIHIDPALSEPFRVDNEAIRLREISTLNLNVIALAVSQSVGLEKYEKRLNALFTQSRRIVESIHTYSFTRRSRLMQFAKRLALTRHDMVSNLLLLDKPNILWDNEEAEALYTRIAFILELYDRHETALSKLSQIKEDVMLVMDIINHKKSEFLEWIIIVLIAFEIVMGLTEMAQKL
- a CDS encoding OmpA family protein, whose protein sequence is MRNTIAVGLISLGLGWSSAAADVSEMIFYPEPDFAEGIFHFNYQGEKNKNYGFMFEKGFDPERIVYVRPAEHKIEKLRDGALKVSFSNTDRYSYLQRAYRDDFLVSDEKGVVKILLSGGDCKSSTDCVTAENILTVNIPKGYGVRSYQGLDQDLKPLKNPQWQRKGNTYTLTARDVKGACIMMELERLKPGQVPTHPAMASAAPKPAPRAAAKSEAPLVSAVKGASESDMNVADVETPAHAPQVPREPEPEVRPVAVAAPKVQEPKPQSAPEAPRAEVKPVAPSVAPAAYFRNFQLFENRSVVALNEEGKARLNEWVRQFRAGGYQSVVINAYTDSIPPQRLKHLYATNEILSAARGKVVADYLVSQGIDASRVSVNGKGALDPVASNDTEEGRSKNRRIEFVLR
- a CDS encoding ATP-binding protein, producing the protein MPTLKEQLKQRLRENDPAYRYYKSIFNLVSDLIALSDGERIIDANDRFTSFFGRLGEDVFGPEFRLSRHFEPIDKYGYVYEGYEGKRWFEHVLSDQKEHYRVGVMGDGKLHSFNIALAPLEPLDGIYVVTMTDITEMIGYKNRLEEGLRSSVEDKHEAQFLLRQYDYAMNVSNLVSRSDPDGNFTYVNDAFCAALGYERDELIGENALILCPPDENDLYYESIWKAIDEGNIWQGVLRNADKNDNIHYFDTTVVPVRDRAGDIIEYLSIRHEITATVKARTEAIQNLESKTKFFDQISHELRTPLNAVVNFTDQALENFDEMFGDESTRELVRRYLERAHKNSENLLLLINSLLDLAKLRSGKETFAMCPCEAVSLVREVFENCSSLNHEIKINYAFKNTVRSVWINSDPVKLRQIITNLISNAFKFTSEGFIDVSVEEEGEECRIEISDSGVGIAEDKLALIFEPFEQARIQDPGTGLGLSIVKEYAQSMGISLDVRSVEGLGSRFTLKAQKIPPKGEEWTI
- a CDS encoding response regulator; this translates as MDHIKLLIVDDVEDNRLVLNAISRKVEGFEIKEACDGIEAVEIVDAWHPQIVMMDVMMPRMDGLEASRLIKARYPETIIMVVTAVIDPQMEENMAAIGIAAYIHKPIDKDLIRFKLQNFVSFLNSKEGKFKPLSEKEALNPFSSDIRHCKTLFDVPDSEAMMDFGMWILARCENGYPVSCTKVDIALEFFYELMRFGTRDGKALSIIVEESFEEIFVTMKFDAPIVLHPKVSALLVDMGEDCICRGNIACVRLRISNPAATPKKEPLPPCPPTPSEKKGFEPAPAPVEPSTAPNIPAAPQAAASVEPSQPAKEVRVIDSEEKVLLRQSFVNKTSAVDYVRDIGGDVLDEIRDLESLDVEWGEKLRIIEDDGDAQSIRSFADNVLGVYVRAINNLFEFTALAYALSSLGAFLKENADAIIADPKKLKTLTMLLEHLGSDLSSWREHIFSLQDTADIHYLDSSFFSSCMQIEGIIAEKEVAADDDNDIEFF